The proteins below come from a single Argentina anserina chromosome 1, drPotAnse1.1, whole genome shotgun sequence genomic window:
- the LOC126782321 gene encoding TOM1-like protein 5, giving the protein MAAELVNSATSEKLSEMDWTKNIQICELVAHDNRQARDVIKAIKKRLGSKNANSQLYAVMLLEMLMNNIGEQIHKQVIDVGIIHILVKIVKKKSDLPVRERIFLLLDATQTSLGGASGKFPQYYTAYYNLVSAGIQFPQRPPPVPSTCQVPEPAKNSIANRDEGVAPESSIIQKAANALEVLKEVLDAVDSQHPEGARDEFTLDLVEQCSFQKQKVMHLVMTSRNEKVVSQAVELNEKLQKVLTRHDALLSCKPTSTLNHLIEEQGEEEEEEPEQLVRRLRKGKACLRPEDEEQSNEHSHLGFLGSSNPGERLNRPLIRPLSLERSPESNGHHPPVAIPPPPAKHVEREKYFQETKVNGSSLASHVRGLSLHSRNASSSLSGSMDFSD; this is encoded by the exons ATGGCTGCTGAGCTTGTCAATTCTGCAACAAGTGAGAAACTGAGTGAGATGGATTGGACCAAGAATATTCAAATATGTGAATTAGTCGCTCATGATAATAG GCAAGCTAGAGATGTCATCAAAGCTATCAAGAAACGTCTGGGGAGTAAAAATGCAAATTCTCAACTTTATGCAGTTATG TTACTGGAGATGTTGATGAACAATATTGGAGAACAAATACATAAGCAAGTCATCGATGTTGGGATTATTCATATTCTGGTGAAGATAGTCAAGAAAAAG TCAGATTTACCGGTGAGGGAGCGCATTTTTCTATTGCTAGATGCGACGCAAACATCCCTTGGTGGTGCCTCTGGAAAATTCCCTCAGTATTATACTGCTTATTACAACTTGGTG AGTGCTGGAATACAGTTCCCTCAAAGGCCTCCTCCGGTCCCTTCAACTTGCCAAGTACCAGAACCAGCTAAGAATAGTATAGCTAACAGGGATGAAGGGGTTGCTCCTGAATCTAG TATTATTCAGAAGGCTGCTAATGCACTGGAGGTTTTGAAAGAGGTCCTTGATGCAGTTGATAGTCAGCATCCAGAG GGGGCAAGAGATGAATTCACACTTGATCTTGTGGAGCAGTGTTCATTCCAAAAGCAAAAGGTTATGCATCTTGTGATGACTTCTCG GAATGAAAAGGTGGTTTCTCAAGCTGTTGAATTGAATGAGAAGCTCCAGAAGGTTCTTACAAGACATGATGCCCTTCTTTCTTGCAAGCCTACATCAACTTTGAACCATCTTATTGAAGAAcagggagaggaggaagaagaagagccaGAACAGCTTGTTCGAAG GCTACGAAAAGGAAAAGCTTGTCTGAGGCCTGAGGATGAAGAGCAGTCAAATGAGCATTCCCACTTGGGTTTCCTTGGATCATCCAACCCTGGAGAAAGGCTCAACCGTCCACTTATACGGCCACTTTCCCTGGAGCGATCACCTGAATCAAATGGACATCATCCACCTGTTGCGATTCCACCCCCACCTGCAAAACACGTTGAGAGGGAAAAATACTTCCAGGAAACCAAAGTCAATGGCTCTAGTTTGGCTAGCCATGTGAGAGGTCTCTCATTACATAGCCGCAATGCAAGTAGTTCTCTCAGTGGAAGCATGGATTTTAGTGATTGA